A genomic window from Chlamydiales bacterium includes:
- a CDS encoding MarR family transcriptional regulator, with amino-acid sequence MTNLSNKEIDLLRHNARNVVRELGLLNDAYFNIGVTLAERHLLIELNSCTSPTMGEIAKRLLLDKSTASRLIAKAIKKGYITCSSDEKDKRKRYLQFTDRGKSVLNAFEPIAFNQTKEALQTLTKEEVKIVYQGIELYARGLRNARLQKQKE; translated from the coding sequence ATGACAAATCTTTCAAATAAAGAAATAGACTTACTAAGGCATAATGCAAGAAATGTTGTACGAGAATTAGGCCTTCTTAATGACGCCTATTTTAACATAGGCGTAACATTAGCAGAGCGGCATCTCTTAATTGAACTAAATTCCTGTACGAGCCCTACAATGGGTGAAATTGCCAAACGTTTATTGCTAGACAAGTCGACAGCTAGTAGACTCATTGCCAAAGCCATCAAAAAAGGATACATCACATGCTCATCAGACGAAAAAGACAAAAGAAAACGTTATCTTCAGTTTACAGATAGAGGTAAAAGTGTTCTCAACGCTTTTGAGCCCATCGCATTTAATCAAACAAAAGAGGCCCTTCAAACTTTAACTAAAGAAGAGGTTAAAATCGTCTACCAAGGAATTGAACTCTATGCAAGGGGACTTAGAAACGCACGACTACAAAAACAAAAAGAGTAA
- a CDS encoding GNAT family N-acetyltransferase, translated as MESLQEIYKQLNHLGCTLKPFSQEDENKLYNIFQDVVNSGCQFPYGGSSLQEFHQQFLIPQAHVYVCHSSFNEVIGGFYIRPNFPGRSSHIANAAYMLQDTYRGKGIGSLLIKASLHIAKNLGFQAMQFNMVLSQNIVATKLYQKLGFSIIGTLPEAVRNPDESYQNGYIMHRKLDDLYT; from the coding sequence ATGGAAAGTTTGCAAGAAATCTACAAACAATTAAATCACCTAGGATGTACTTTAAAGCCATTTAGCCAAGAAGATGAAAATAAGCTCTATAATATCTTTCAAGATGTAGTCAATTCAGGCTGCCAATTCCCTTATGGGGGTAGCTCTTTGCAAGAGTTTCATCAACAATTTCTAATTCCACAAGCACATGTCTATGTGTGTCACTCCTCTTTCAATGAAGTAATTGGCGGTTTTTACATTCGGCCTAATTTTCCTGGACGATCTAGTCACATTGCTAATGCAGCCTATATGCTGCAAGACACCTATCGAGGCAAAGGAATTGGCTCTCTTCTCATTAAAGCCTCCTTGCATATTGCTAAAAACCTTGGATTTCAAGCAATGCAATTTAATATGGTGCTAAGTCAAAATATTGTCGCAACCAAACTTTACCAAAAACTTGGGTTTAGCATTATTGGCACATTACCAGAAGCAGTTCGAAATCCCGACGAAAGCTACCAAAACGGCTATATCATGCACCGTAAATTAGATGATTTATATACATAA
- a CDS encoding neutral/alkaline non-lysosomal ceramidase N-terminal domain-containing protein, which yields MKLYINKLKKKSLDFLCNYICLLKLFFLVVIACPLISFAAVSVGIGKTDITPSIGTPSAGYAERKGEGMVGIHDPLLAIALFIDNGEKQIVLCSVDHLGFTYEMVQEITQKVHAYSELKACEIFIASSHTHSGGGAYLNIPTLGEGLAEVYSPDTTQFYVDRTVDAIFQAYHNQTLAKIGIGYGKAGALSQYRGLWPKDVLPLDDVTVIKVTSLDDAPLAVLFNYPVHPTVLGSQNRLFSSDFVGYARDYLHVFLEGVQPIYFNGAQGDIIPIIFNESNRFEACDNLGKSLAETVREIWDTIVADDVLQIDIQKDFYAFKPQATPFGLALPIDLYKSEMNLIVFNQAHAFITVPGELSCFYDRCLKEYGNKLGFSHVSIFGLTNDAHGYIILPESWQHKTLESGFSFGGENYGDAMKKRAEILLFRKSCSRCEFFEGKFTIEKLCCYTFFYVWKRLPMANAQGYYKTGLQPANYTLTERT from the coding sequence ATGAAGCTATATATAAACAAGCTCAAGAAGAAGTCATTAGACTTCTTGTGTAATTACATTTGCTTGTTAAAATTGTTTTTTTTGGTTGTAATTGCCTGCCCACTGATTAGTTTTGCTGCTGTCAGCGTTGGAATTGGGAAGACTGATATTACACCTTCTATAGGCACGCCTTCTGCAGGGTATGCAGAAAGGAAGGGGGAAGGAATGGTGGGAATTCATGATCCTCTACTGGCTATAGCTCTTTTTATCGATAATGGGGAAAAACAAATTGTCCTTTGCAGCGTAGATCACCTAGGATTTACCTATGAAATGGTTCAAGAAATAACCCAAAAAGTTCATGCTTATTCAGAACTTAAAGCGTGCGAAATTTTTATTGCCTCATCCCATACCCATTCAGGGGGAGGAGCTTATTTGAACATTCCTACTTTAGGAGAAGGTTTAGCAGAGGTTTATAGTCCAGATACTACTCAGTTTTATGTCGATAGGACAGTTGATGCTATTTTTCAAGCTTATCATAATCAAACCCTTGCTAAGATAGGAATTGGCTATGGCAAGGCAGGTGCTTTAAGCCAATATAGAGGACTTTGGCCAAAAGATGTGCTTCCTCTTGATGATGTGACTGTTATTAAAGTTACTTCCTTAGATGATGCTCCTCTTGCTGTCCTTTTTAATTATCCTGTGCACCCAACGGTATTAGGGAGCCAAAATAGGCTTTTCTCATCCGATTTTGTTGGTTATGCAAGGGATTATCTTCATGTCTTTCTTGAAGGTGTCCAGCCTATTTATTTTAATGGGGCTCAAGGAGATATTATTCCTATCATTTTTAATGAAAGTAACCGATTTGAAGCCTGTGATAATCTGGGAAAGTCTTTAGCAGAAACTGTAAGGGAGATCTGGGATACAATAGTGGCAGATGATGTTTTGCAGATTGATATTCAAAAAGACTTTTATGCTTTTAAGCCCCAGGCAACCCCGTTTGGCCTTGCTTTACCTATTGATCTTTATAAAAGCGAAATGAATTTAATTGTGTTCAATCAAGCACATGCCTTTATTACCGTGCCAGGGGAGTTGAGTTGTTTTTATGATAGGTGCTTAAAAGAGTATGGAAATAAGTTGGGCTTTTCTCATGTGTCCATTTTTGGGCTAACAAATGATGCTCACGGCTACATTATTTTGCCTGAATCTTGGCAACACAAGACGCTTGAGTCGGGATTTTCTTTTGGAGGAGAGAATTATGGAGATGCAATGAAGAAAAGAGCAGAAATTCTTCTTTTTCGTAAGAGCTGTTCCCGCTGTGAATTTTTCGAGGGAAAATTCACAATAGAAAAACTTTGTTGTTACACATTTTTTTATGTTTGGAAACGTCTTCCTATGGCGAATGCCCAAGGATACTATAAAACAGGCCTTCAGCCTGCAAATTACACACTGACTGAGCGCACCTAG
- a CDS encoding D-Ala-D-Ala carboxypeptidase family metallohydrolase, with protein MKYIYLIMLATILLGCSGMEDSEYKLQRDRNQKGEYIYRSNQHHLATNPVPIQRIRGRYPWEKNLVGAHPKITKEFFRCKGNGLNASRIITEAGKEPVRLSDCGGIDKHSLYLRGGDEFIYPILLDLLNYVQARTGKRVVITSGYRCPEHNAYVDSSIRSRTSKHMIGAEVDFYVQGLESRPEVIIKLLQQYYLEMPKYKGQKSFECFDRYDKKECYVSTLPWYNKEIFIKLYKPSEGRDFDNRHAYSYINIQVRYDFDRKESVVYNWNDAFHNYHRK; from the coding sequence GTGAAGTACATTTATTTAATTATGTTGGCAACAATACTCTTGGGATGCTCTGGAATGGAAGATTCTGAGTATAAATTACAAAGAGACCGTAATCAAAAAGGTGAGTACATCTATAGAAGCAATCAACACCATCTGGCAACCAATCCTGTGCCAATACAGCGTATCCGTGGTAGGTATCCATGGGAGAAAAATTTAGTTGGAGCTCATCCCAAAATCACAAAAGAGTTTTTTCGCTGCAAGGGAAATGGCTTGAATGCTTCTCGTATCATTACAGAAGCTGGTAAAGAGCCTGTAAGACTCTCTGATTGTGGAGGTATTGATAAGCATAGTCTCTATCTTCGAGGTGGTGATGAATTTATCTATCCGATTTTATTAGATCTTTTAAACTATGTTCAGGCAAGAACTGGCAAGCGCGTTGTGATTACTAGTGGTTATAGATGCCCTGAACACAATGCGTATGTAGATTCTTCTATTCGTAGCAGAACCTCTAAACATATGATTGGAGCAGAAGTTGATTTTTATGTTCAGGGATTGGAAAGCCGCCCAGAAGTTATTATCAAGCTATTACAGCAATATTATCTTGAAATGCCAAAATATAAGGGACAAAAGAGTTTTGAGTGTTTTGATCGCTATGATAAGAAAGAATGTTATGTTTCAACTCTGCCATGGTATAACAAAGAGATTTTCATAAAGCTCTATAAGCCCTCTGAAGGGCGCGATTTTGATAATCGTCATGCATATTCCTACATCAACATACAAGTGCGCTATGATTTTGATAGAAAAGAGAGCGTTGTTTATAACTGGAACGATGCCTTTCATAATTATCATAGAAAATAA